From the Cucurbita pepo subsp. pepo cultivar mu-cu-16 chromosome LG05, ASM280686v2, whole genome shotgun sequence genome, one window contains:
- the LOC111794473 gene encoding tetraspanin-3-like: MRTSNHLIGLLNFLTFVLSIPILAGGIWLSTQANSTECLRFLQWPLIIIGVAIMVVSLAGFAGACYRNTFLMWLYLFVMFFVIVALIVFIVFAYAVTDKGSGRTVPSRAYLDYYLQDYSGWLKDRVAEESYWGKISSCIRDSRVCRKMGRTVGGVPETVEMFNLRKLSPIESGCCKPPTDCDFVYQNETVWTGFEGMVLVNPDCTKWNSDQTLLCYDCNSCKAGVLASVKRSWRKVSVINIVVLIILVIAYVIGIAAFRNNRRIDNEEPSGEARMEKARPSWIHS; encoded by the exons ATGAGAACCAGCAACCATTTGATTGGATTACTTAACTTCCTCACTTTCGTCCTCTCAATCCCGATCCTCGCCGGCGGGATATGGCTAAGTACTCAAGCCAACAGTACAGAGTGTCTCCGATTCCTCCAGTGGCCGTTGATCATAATCGGAGTTGCTATCATGGTCGTTTCTCTGGCTGGATTCGCCGGCGCGTGTTACCGGAACACTTTTTTGATGTGGTTATACCTATTCGTGATGTTCTTTGTTATCGTTGCTCTGATTGTGTTTATTGTCTTCGCTTATGCCGTCACTGATAAAGGATCCGGCCGGACGGTTCCGAGTAGGGCGTATTTGGATTACTATCTTCAAGATTATTCCGGTTGGTTGAAGGATCGAGTTGCGGAAGAGAGCTATTGGGGGAAAATTAGTTCGTGTATTAGGGATTCTAGGGTTTGTCGGAAGATGGGAAGAACTGTTGGAGGTGTTCCTGAGACTGTTGAAATGTTTAATCTCAGGAAGCTCAGCCCTATTGAG TCTGGTTGCTGTAAGCCTCCTACAGATTGTGACTTTGTCTATCAAAACGAGACTGTCTGGACTGGTTTTGAAGGGATGGTGCTTGTCAATCCCGACTGCACGAAATGGAACTCCGATCAAACGCTGCTCTGTTACGACTGCAACTCGTGTAAAGCAGGCGTGCTGGCCAGCGTCAAGAGGAGCTGGAGGAAGGTCTCTGTGATCAACATTGTTGTCTTGATCATTCTGGTGATTGCTTATGTCATTGGCATTGCAGCATTCAGGAACAATCGACGCATCGATAATGAAGAACCCTCCGGGGAAGCCCGGATGGAAAAGGCACGACCGAGCTGGATTCATTCTTAG
- the LOC111794499 gene encoding LOB domain-containing protein 1-like → MEGSDSITTVSSTPLSQSPSSSSSPASPPPLVLSPCAACRILRRRCAGGCVLAPYFPPTEPAKFAIAHRVFGASNIIKCLQELPESQRADAVSSMVYEANARIRDPVYGSAGAICQLQKQVNDLQAQLAKAQAELLNMECQQANLVAFVCRELAQSHHQCFDDFNASPHSGFHSITQTNFDDYSNVNQIWEPLWT, encoded by the exons ATGGAAGGAAGTGATTCAATCACCACCGTTTCGTCTACTCCACTATCTCaatctccttcttcttcttcttctcccgCTTCACCGCCGCCTCTCGTTCTCAGTCCTTGTGCGGCCTGCAGGATTTTGAGGCGGCGATGTGCCGGAGGATGTGTATTGGCGCCCTATTTCCCTCCCACTGAGCCGGCGAAGTTCGCCATCGCTCATCGAGTTTTTGGCGCGAGTAATATCATTAAATGCTTGCAG GAACTGCCTGAATCACAAAGGGCCGATGCAGTGAGCAGCATGGTTTATGAAGCAAATGCGAGGATCAGAGACCCTGTTTATGGATCAGCAGGGGCCATTTGCCAACTCCAAAAGCAAGTCAATGATCTTCAAGCGCAGCTAGCGAAGGCTCAGGCTGAGCTTCTCAACATGGAATGCCAACAAGCCAATCTGGTGGCCTTCGTTTGCAGGGAATTAGCTCAGTCTCACCACCAGTGTTTTGATGATTTCAATGCCAGCCCTCACAGCGGCTTCCATAGCATCACCCAAACCAACTTCGATGATTATAGCAATGTAAACCAAATATGGGAACCTCTCTGGACATGA
- the LOC111794431 gene encoding probable E3 ubiquitin-protein ligase rbrA — translation MDALALDSDHEFSYKLPIEEALDASLASSASSFTPLPEFQELEGNDITTIGTLHSSELGECDQIFQEWLQSAFDTRRTHDSGEILNIPDGDLSERGYSIEKSFGEGSSKSEENQGVSSLYFKGLVSEVGIGIGVAICNPKNELVFEVKRRLVGNERSKMVAECKALIAGLNAAIDLELKQLCFYCDYYPLYQFVTGRWLPKQRKVAALFRQITHLQARFDSCYPRLVARHDIKFAFKLAREAIVPQITQTEDPVPKKLNETCVICLEDCDVNRMFAVDGCLHRYCFSCMKQHMEVKLLQGLVPKCPHEGCMIDLNVDSCTKFLTPKDMATMRQHLKEASIPVSEKVYCPYPKCSALTTKGEALEYTKDVLGSANQSGLRKCIKCHGLFCINCKVPWHNLVSCRNYKGSSNLELEDVKLKSLASTCLWRQCVKCNHMIELAEGCYHMTCRCGHQFCYKCGAEWKVKKATCSCPLWSEDCIWYNDNNRELDLDGIYLDEEEEEEEEFYDSDDEHYYL, via the exons ATGGACGCCCTTGCACTCGATTCGGACCATGAATTTTCCTATAAACTTCCAATCGAAGAAGCTCTCGACGCATCACTCGCTTCCTCTGCCTCTTCCTTCACTCCTCTGCCAGAATTTCAAGAACTCGAAGGGAATGATATCACGACAATCGGTACGCTCCACTCCAGTGAACTCGGGGAATGCGATCAAATATTCCAAGAATGGCTGCAATCGGCGTTCGACACTCGCAGGACTCACGATTCCGGGGAGATTCTAAATATTCCCGATGGTGACTTGAGTGAGCGCGGATATAGTATTGAGAAATCCTTCGGGGAGGGATCCTCGAAGAGCGAGGAGAATCAGGGCGTTTCTAGCCTCTATTTCAAGGGTCTTGTAAGTGAGGTAGGGATTGGAATAGGTGTTGCGATTTGTAATCCAAAGAATGAATTAGTCTTCGAGGTGAAACGACGTCTTGTAGGAAACGAAAGGAGCAAAATGGTGGCTGAGTGTAAGGCTTTGATTGCAGGGCTGAACGCAGCTATTGATTTGGAATTGAAGCAACTTTGTTTTTACTGCGATTACTATCCGCTTTATCAATTT GTAACTGGTAGATGGCTGCCCAAGCAGCGCAAGGTTGCCGCTCTATTCAGACAGATAACTCATCTTCAAGCACGTTTCGACTCTTGCTATCCCAGGCTTGTGGCTCGACATGATATCAAATTTGCATTCAAACTAGCCAGAGAAGCAATAGTTCCTCAGATCACACAAACTGAAGATCCTGTCCCAAAGAAGCTAAATGAGACTTGTGTTATTTGTTTGGAGGATTGTGATGTTAATAGGATGTTTGCGGTTGATGGCTGCTTGCATCGGTACTGCTTTTCTTGTATGAAACAACACATGGAAGTGAAATTACTTCAAGGTTTGGTGCCAAAGTGTCCGCACGAGGGCTGTATGATCGACCTCAACGTTGATAGCTGCACAAAATTCTTGACACCTAAAGATATGGCTACCATGCGCCAACATCTTAAAGAGGCTTCCATACCAGTTTCTGAGAAAGTTTATTGCCCATATCCGAAATGCTCGGCTCTAACGACAAAAGGCGAGGCCTTGGAATACACTAAAGATGTTCTTGGTAGTGCCAACCAATCTGGATTGAGGAAATGCATCAAGTGTCATGGTCTTTTCTGCATCAACTGCAAGGTTCCTTGGCATAATCTCGTTTCATGCAGGAACTATAAAGGGTCAAGTAATCTGGAATTAGAAGATGTGAAATTGAAGTCCCTGGCATCGACGTGCCTGTGGCGCCAATGTGTGAAATGTAATCACATGATTGAACTTGCTGAAGGTTGCTATCACATGACTTGCAG ATGCGGTCACCAGTTTTGCTATAAATGTGGAGCGGAATGGAAAGTTAAAAAGGCGACGTGTTCTTGCCCGCTCTGGAGTGAGGATTGTATCTGgtataatgataataataggGAATTGGATCTTGATGGTATATACttagatgaagaagaagaagaagaagaagagttttATGATTCAGATGATGAACATTATTATCTTTGA